A genomic window from Blastococcus saxobsidens DD2 includes:
- a CDS encoding cbb3-type cytochrome c oxidase subunit I yields the protein MSETSADTGGDPGRYTPEVSDPGTAEELNRLWDDPPGLRGQLTGVQNDLVGKRLVLTGFFFLLLGGSFDSLVMRLQLAFPEQELVSPQFYNELFTNHGSVTMFLVILPIFEGFAILILPSMLGSREMPFPRLGAFSYWTFLFGGLLYYSSALFQLVPDVGWFAYVPLSGPEYSPDLAVDFWILGLGVAEVGAIAAGVEIIIGILKMRAPGMTLTRMPLFAWAFLVMAFMILFAFTPLIIGSLLLELDRGFGTQFFDPELGGSSLLWQHLFWIFGHPEVYIQFIPAVGVVAMILPVFVRHRPVGYIWFVASLVGIGFLSFALWAHHMFAVGLPPLVLSFFAAASMAISIPAGVQIFSWLATIWAGRPVWKTPFLFVIGFLIIFVIGGITGVMVASVPFDLQAHDTYFVVGHLHYVLIGGVAFPIFAGVYYWFPKFSGKLLDERLGKWNFWLLFIGVNVAFLPMHQVGLMGMPRRVWTYAAGQGWDIYNLISTIGVLIIVPGIGIFVWNVVRTIRRGEPADANPWGADTLEWALPSPPKQHSWTQPPIVRSRHPLWDQERLDRGDPQLMHFVRGLGQWPLKWRAAVVVGTADGRPVEVFRVSNPSIWPLTTAGGVVLIFLAELVKIRWGAAVGAAIIIASVIAWNWPQPPPMTPDEEDEFEREYGVPVNAHGSVIVARTGTLLAILFVAVAFSALLLSYFYLRLENPQWPPAGVSDPPLGLAAVAAVLVVLGAAGVPFAHRQIAQGDMRNFRGGLYAALLLAGSGVVVQVVDLVRLDVGWTAHAYGSIFYTLAGFVVVVAMAALIMLAMVVFWASRGTYTYRRYAPIANVARLWMAMAVVWVLGFATLYLGPALT from the coding sequence GTGAGCGAGACGAGCGCCGACACGGGTGGGGATCCCGGCAGGTACACACCGGAGGTCAGCGACCCGGGGACGGCCGAGGAGCTGAACCGCCTCTGGGACGACCCGCCCGGCCTGCGCGGCCAGCTGACCGGCGTCCAGAACGACCTGGTCGGCAAGCGGTTGGTGCTGACCGGCTTCTTCTTCCTCCTGCTCGGGGGCAGCTTCGACTCGCTGGTGATGCGCCTGCAGCTCGCCTTCCCCGAGCAGGAGCTGGTCAGCCCGCAGTTCTACAACGAGCTGTTCACCAACCACGGCTCGGTGACGATGTTCCTCGTCATCCTGCCGATCTTCGAGGGCTTCGCGATCCTCATCCTGCCCTCCATGCTCGGCAGCCGGGAGATGCCGTTCCCGCGCCTCGGCGCCTTCTCGTACTGGACCTTCCTGTTCGGCGGGCTGCTCTACTACAGCAGCGCGCTGTTCCAGCTGGTGCCGGACGTCGGCTGGTTCGCCTACGTGCCGCTGAGCGGACCGGAGTACTCGCCGGACCTGGCGGTCGACTTCTGGATCCTCGGACTGGGTGTCGCGGAGGTCGGTGCCATCGCCGCCGGGGTCGAGATCATCATCGGCATCCTGAAGATGCGCGCCCCCGGGATGACGCTCACCCGGATGCCGCTGTTCGCCTGGGCGTTCCTGGTGATGGCGTTCATGATCCTCTTCGCCTTCACGCCGCTGATCATCGGCAGCCTGCTGCTGGAGCTGGATCGCGGCTTCGGCACCCAGTTCTTCGATCCCGAACTCGGCGGCAGCTCGCTGCTCTGGCAGCACCTGTTCTGGATCTTCGGGCACCCCGAGGTCTACATCCAGTTCATCCCCGCGGTCGGGGTCGTCGCGATGATCCTGCCGGTCTTCGTCCGCCACCGCCCGGTCGGCTACATCTGGTTCGTCGCCTCGCTGGTCGGCATCGGGTTCCTGTCGTTCGCGCTGTGGGCGCACCACATGTTCGCCGTCGGGCTGCCGCCGCTGGTGCTCAGCTTCTTCGCCGCGGCGAGCATGGCGATCTCCATCCCCGCGGGCGTCCAGATCTTCTCCTGGCTGGCGACCATCTGGGCCGGCCGGCCGGTGTGGAAGACACCGTTCCTGTTCGTCATCGGCTTCCTGATCATCTTCGTGATCGGTGGCATCACCGGCGTGATGGTGGCCTCCGTGCCCTTCGACCTGCAGGCCCACGACACCTACTTCGTGGTGGGGCACCTGCACTACGTGCTGATCGGCGGCGTGGCCTTCCCGATCTTCGCCGGCGTCTACTACTGGTTCCCCAAGTTCAGCGGCAAGCTGCTGGACGAGCGGCTGGGCAAGTGGAACTTCTGGCTGCTGTTCATCGGTGTGAACGTCGCCTTCCTCCCGATGCACCAGGTCGGTCTGATGGGGATGCCGCGTCGCGTCTGGACCTACGCGGCCGGTCAGGGCTGGGACATCTACAACCTGATCTCGACGATCGGGGTGCTCATCATCGTGCCCGGCATCGGGATCTTCGTGTGGAACGTCGTCCGCACGATCCGGCGCGGGGAGCCGGCCGATGCCAACCCGTGGGGCGCCGACACCCTGGAGTGGGCGCTGCCGTCACCGCCCAAGCAGCACAGCTGGACCCAGCCGCCCATCGTGCGCAGCCGGCACCCGCTGTGGGACCAGGAGCGGCTCGACCGGGGCGACCCGCAGCTGATGCACTTCGTGCGCGGGCTCGGGCAGTGGCCGCTGAAGTGGCGGGCGGCAGTGGTCGTCGGCACCGCGGACGGACGCCCCGTGGAGGTCTTCCGCGTCTCGAACCCGTCGATATGGCCGCTGACCACCGCGGGCGGCGTGGTGCTGATCTTCCTGGCCGAGCTGGTCAAGATCCGGTGGGGCGCCGCCGTCGGCGCCGCGATCATCATCGCCAGCGTCATCGCCTGGAACTGGCCGCAGCCGCCGCCGATGACCCCGGACGAGGAGGACGAGTTCGAGCGGGAGTACGGGGTCCCGGTCAACGCCCACGGCAGCGTGATCGTCGCCCGGACGGGGACCCTGCTCGCCATCCTCTTCGTCGCCGTCGCCTTCTCCGCCCTGCTGCTCAGCTACTTCTACCTGCGGCTGGAGAACCCGCAGTGGCCGCCGGCGGGTGTCAGTGATCCGCCGCTGGGCCTGGCGGCCGTCGCGGCGGTACTCGTCGTCCTGGGTGCAGCGGGCGTGCCGTTCGCACACCGGCAGATCGCCCAGGGCGACATGCGCAACTTCCGGGGCGGGCTGTACGCCGCCCTGCTCCTGGCCGGGAGCGGGGTGGTGGTCCAGGTCGTCGACCTGGTGCGGCTCGACGTGGGGTGGACGGCGCACGCCTACGGCTCGATCTTCTACACCCTGGCCGGCTTCGTGGTCGTGGTCGCGATGGCTGCGCTGATCATGCTGGCGATGGTCGTCTTCTGGGCGTCCCGGGGGACGTACACGTATCGCCGGTACGCCCCGATCGCCAACGTGGCCCGCTTGTGGATGGCGATGGCCGTCGTCTGGGTCCTGGGCTTCGCCACCCTCTACCTCGGACCGGCACTGACATGA
- a CDS encoding SDR family oxidoreductase, with protein MVQPAGEAAAHRKVIVVTGASGGIGRATAVAFARRGDAVALLARGETGLAAAADDVRTAGGTPLTISVDVSDADAVEAAADRVEAELGPIDVWCNVAFSTVFARFSDITADEWRRVTEVTYLGFVHGTMAALKRMRLRNDGVVVQAGSALAYRGIPLQSVYCGAKHAIKGFSESVRTELQHEGSAVRLTVVNLPGVNTPQFDWVLNKLPQRPQPVAPVYQPEVAAEAIVHASEHAGRRVWWIGIPTVYTILGERFAPWFLDRYLARTAYQGQKSGQPAAPDDPVNLWQPADGEDGRDFGAHGRFDDGAWTRDPQIWAARHRGPLAAAGAGVLAGAVALRRRTR; from the coding sequence ATGGTGCAGCCCGCTGGAGAAGCCGCCGCCCACCGGAAGGTGATCGTGGTGACCGGGGCCAGCGGAGGAATCGGCCGGGCCACCGCGGTGGCCTTCGCCCGCCGCGGCGACGCGGTGGCACTGCTGGCCCGGGGCGAGACGGGGCTGGCCGCCGCCGCCGACGACGTCCGTACCGCCGGCGGCACGCCCCTGACGATCTCCGTGGACGTGTCCGATGCCGACGCCGTCGAGGCGGCCGCCGACCGCGTGGAGGCAGAGCTCGGCCCGATCGACGTCTGGTGCAACGTCGCCTTCAGCACGGTCTTCGCCCGCTTCTCCGACATCACCGCGGACGAGTGGAGGCGGGTCACCGAGGTGACCTACCTCGGCTTCGTGCACGGCACGATGGCCGCGCTGAAGAGGATGCGCCTCCGCAACGACGGCGTCGTCGTCCAGGCCGGCTCGGCGCTGGCCTACCGCGGCATTCCCCTGCAGAGCGTCTACTGCGGCGCCAAGCACGCGATCAAGGGCTTCTCCGAGTCGGTCCGGACCGAACTGCAGCACGAGGGCAGCGCCGTGCGCCTCACGGTGGTCAACCTGCCGGGGGTCAACACCCCCCAGTTCGACTGGGTGCTCAACAAGCTGCCCCAGCGGCCGCAGCCGGTGGCGCCGGTCTACCAGCCCGAGGTCGCGGCCGAGGCGATCGTGCACGCCAGCGAGCACGCCGGCCGACGGGTGTGGTGGATCGGCATCCCGACGGTGTACACGATCCTCGGCGAGCGGTTCGCACCCTGGTTCCTCGACCGCTACCTGGCCCGCACCGCCTACCAGGGGCAGAAGTCGGGGCAACCGGCTGCACCGGACGACCCGGTCAACCTGTGGCAGCCGGCCGACGGCGAGGACGGCCGCGACTTCGGCGCCCACGGCCGCTTCGACGACGGCGCCTGGACCCGCGACCCGCAGATCTGGGCCGCCCGCCACCGCGGCCCGCTCGCCGCCGCAGGCGCCGGCGTGCTCGCCGGTGCGGTGGCCCTGCGCCGCAGGACACGCTGA
- the coxB gene encoding cytochrome c oxidase subunit II: MNGGSSGSLDPKGPRAESIADTWWLMLGLGTAVFVLFAVLLAVGLFRRRREGEAQPSERRWIVGGGVVLPVIVLVVVFGATIGAMRTLAEDAPPGALVVEVTGHQWYFEVGYPEAGVTTVGELHLPVGQPVEFHLTSADVIHSFWVPELGGKMDMLPDGVNVLVLQADEPGEWGTQCAEFCGLEHATMRLTVVAESPEDFAAWIERQQ; this comes from the coding sequence ATGAACGGGGGCAGCAGCGGCAGCCTCGACCCGAAGGGCCCGAGAGCGGAGTCGATCGCGGACACGTGGTGGCTGATGCTCGGCCTCGGTACAGCCGTCTTCGTCCTCTTCGCCGTCCTGCTCGCCGTCGGTCTGTTCCGGCGACGACGCGAAGGGGAGGCGCAGCCCTCGGAGCGGCGCTGGATCGTGGGCGGTGGCGTGGTACTGCCGGTGATCGTCCTGGTCGTCGTGTTCGGCGCGACGATCGGCGCGATGCGGACGCTGGCGGAGGACGCCCCGCCGGGGGCGCTGGTGGTCGAGGTCACCGGTCATCAGTGGTACTTCGAGGTCGGCTACCCGGAGGCCGGGGTCACCACGGTCGGCGAGCTGCACCTCCCGGTCGGCCAGCCGGTCGAGTTCCACCTGACGTCGGCGGACGTGATCCACAGCTTCTGGGTGCCGGAACTGGGCGGCAAGATGGACATGCTGCCGGACGGCGTGAACGTCCTGGTGCTCCAGGCGGACGAGCCGGGGGAGTGGGGCACGCAGTGCGCGGAGTTCTGCGGGCTCGAGCACGCGACCATGCGGCTGACCGTCGTGGCCGAGAGCCCCGAGGACTTTGCCGCCTGGATCGAGCGTCAGCAGTGA